The Arthrobacter sp. OAP107 DNA segment GCGGCAACGCGCGGCTGCTGGCCTACAAGAACGGCCGGGCGTGGCACCCGGTCACCAGCGCCGACATCAACAGTTACGTCAAGGAGCGCACGGGCGACGACTTCACCGCGAAGGATTTCCGGACCCTCCGCGGCACCGCCGCGGCCGCCGTCAGCCTGGCCCGGAGCGGGCCGCAGAAAACCGAGGCAAAGCGGAAGCGGGCCATCAGCGTCGCCATGATGGAGGCCGCGGCGGTGCTGGGGAACACGCCATCGATCGCGCGCAAGAGCTACGTGGACCCCCGGCTGCTGGACCACTTCGCGGCCGGTGAGACCATCGACCCCAAGCGGCTGGACTCGGCGGAGTCGGAACTCCGGGCGCTGCTGTACCGCGAGGGCGATGTGGTGGCCTTGCGTAAGAGCGGCTGACGCTGGCCGTCACGGACCGCCCTGCGCCGTCACGGGTGGGACGCCCGGCCGGGCGGACAATTAGAATTGAAAACTGCGCGCCGGTGGGGCGCGGTGTCCCGTTCCGGAAGGGCTTATGGTGTCCAACACAGCTGAATCCGCGGCCAAGCGCCCGCTCCGCGTCGCGATCGTCGGCGCCGGGCCCGCAGGGGTCTATGCCGCGGACATCCTGACCAAGTCCAACGAGGTCAAGGACGGCGACTTCGAGGTCAGCATCGACCTTTTCGAGGCCCACCCGGCACCGTACGGCCTGATCCGCTACGGCGTGGCTCCGGACCACCCGCGCATCAAAGGCATTGTCAACGCCCTGCACAAGGTCCTGGACCGCGGCGATATCCGGTTCCTGGGCAACGTCACCTACGGCCGGGACCTCACGCTGCATGACTTCCGCGCCTTCTACGACGCCGTCATCTTCTCCACCGGCGCCATCAAGGATGCCGACATGGACATCCCCGGCATCGGCCTTGAGGGCTCCTTCGGCGCCGCCGACTTCGTCTCCTGGTACGACGGCCACCCGGACGTTCCCCGCGAATGGCCGCTGGACGCCAAGGAAATCGCCGTCATCGGGAACGGCAACGTGGCCCTGGACGTCGCGCGAATGCTGGTCAAGCACGCCGACGAACTCCTCGTCACAGAAATCCCGGACAACGTCTACCTGGGTCTGAAGAACTCCCCGGTCACCGACGTCCACGTCTTCGGCCGCCGCGGCCCCGCCCAGGTGAAGTTCACCCCGCTGGAGCTGCGCGAACTCAGCCACGCACGCGACGTCGACATCGTGCTGTACCCGGAGGACTTCGAATTCGACGAGGCCTCCGACGACGCGATCCGGAGCAACAACCAGACCAAAACCATGGTGAACACCCTGACCAACTGGCTCGTCGAGGAGCACGCCGAGGCTGAGCAGCCGTCGTCGCGCCGCCTGCACCTGCACTTCCTGCACAGCCCGGTGGAGATTTACGACGACGGCGGTTCAGGCAAGGTGGCCGGCATCAAGTTCGAGCGCATGCAGTTGGACGGCACGGGGAACGTCAAGGGCACGGGGGAGTTCATCGACTACCCGGTGCAGGCTGTCTACCGTGCCATCGGCTACCACGGCTCCGCGCTGGACGAACTGGAATACGACGCGAAGCGCGGGGTCCTCCCCAACGAGGGCGGCCGCGTCCTTGACGCTGACGGGAATCCCGTCCCCGGCATCTACACCACGGGCTGGATCAAGCGCGGGCCGGTCGGGCTGATCGGCCACACGAAGGGCGACGCCCTGGAAACCATCGGCTTCCTCCTCGAGGACCGGCTCACACTGCCGCCGGCTAAGAACCCCGACCCGCAGGCGATCATCGACCTGCTCGAGGAGCGCGGCATCGAGTACACCACGTGGGAAGGCTGGAACAAGCTGAACGCCCACGAGGCAGCCCTCGGCGCATCCTGGTCGGAAGCCGCCGAGGCGGACGGCGGTGTCGTGCGCGAACGCATCAAGGTGGTGCCGCGCGAGGAGATGATCCAAATCTCCCGCGCCTAAACCCAACCAGCTAGACTTTTGCGGGCAAGCGTTTGGGCGAGTGGGAGTTCAATGAAGAACCTGATCCAGCCGGCGGCATCCGAAACCAATGATTCGGTGCTGGCGCAGCGCCGCGCCCTGGCAGGGCACGAATTCCTTGGCAGCTACGCGCAGAGTGAAGCGTTCCCCGATGCCGACGAAATCCCCGGGCTGCGCCGCCTGATCCGCGAATCCTGGCAGCGGTCCGCCAAGCTGCGGGCCAACCCGGACAACCCCGAGGCGCCGCTGGCCATCGCCCCGGACGAGCTGGAGGAATACCGCCGCCAGCACCCGCTCGCCGCCATCATGCCGGTCATCCAGAAGCTCCTCATCCGGCCCAGCCATGACAGCGGCCTGCTGGTTGCCGTCGGCGACGAGGTGGGCCGGCTCCTCTGGGTGGAGGGCGATACCGGCGCGCGCAGCCGCGCAGAGCGCATGATGTTCGTTCCGGGCGCCGACTGGTCTGAAGCAACCGTGGGGACCAGCGCCCCCGGGACGGCCCTTGCCTTGGGCCGGGGCATCCAGATTTCCGGCGCCGAGCACTACCAGCGGTCCGTCCACCCGTGGAGCTGCACAGCGGTGCCGTTCCAGGACCCCGACTCCGGCGCACTGCTGGGGGTCGTGGACATCACGGGCACGGAGGCGGCCGTGGCTCCGCACACGCTCTCGCTCGTCGAGGCCACGGTGGCGGCGGCCCAGGCCCAGCTGCGCGTGGAACGCCTGCAGCTTGCGGCGGCCCAGGAACGGACCAAAGCACGACGGCGGCACCCAGGTTCCGGGGCGGCCGGCGGTTCCGCGCGGGAAGGCAGCCTGTACCGCAACAGCCTGCAGTTGCTGGGCCGTGACCAGGCGCTGTTGAGCATCGAGGGCCGCAGTGTGGTGCTGTCCGCCCGGCACAGCGAGATCCTTGCCCTGCTCAGCACCCACCCGGACGGCCTGAGCGCCGAGGAGCTGAGCGTACTCCTGTACCCGGGCGACGGCTCCACGATCACTCTGCGCGCCGAGATGGTGCGGCTCCGTAAGGTCCTGCAGCAGCTGAACCCTGCCTCGGTACCGGAGTCGCGGCCGTACCGGCTGCCCATGGACCTCCTGCCGGACAGCAGCCAGGTGCTCACCTGCCTGCAGCGCGGCGCCCACCGGATCGCCCTGGATATCTACCGCGGCGCCGTCCTGCCCCGCTCGGAGGCGCCCGGCGTCGTCGAACTCCGGAACCGCGTGTCCGCGCTGCTGCGCGAGGCCGTCCTGACAGACGGCAGCGCGGAGTCGCTGCTCAAGTACGCGGAACTGCCGGAGGCAGCGGACGACGCCGGCGTCCGCCGTGCCGCCCTGAAGCTCCTGCCGCCGCGCTCGCCCAAGCGGGCCGCCGTCGTCGCTGATCTCGAGCGGCTGGAAGCCGAACTGGGCGCGTAACCCCAGAGTCCACCACCTGCCCCCTATGACTGACCTCGTTGCAACCTGGCTGCAACCTGCACGCTCCTAGGCTCGATGCATCGGCGAACACCATGACGGATCGCCACCGTGTTGCAGAGCAAAGGAGCTAGCAATGACCGTTTACGCACAGCCCGGCACCGAAGGTTCGAAGGTCACCTTCAAGGACCGCTACGAGAACTGGATCGGCGGCGAGTGGGTTGCACCCGTGAAGGGCCAGTACTTCGAGAACATCACCCCGGTCACCGGCAAACCGTTCTGCGAGGTGGCCCGCGGCACCGCCGAGGACATCGAACTCGCCCTGGACGCCGCGCACAAGGTTGCTCCCTCCTGGGGCCGGACCTCGGTGGCCGAGCGCGCCGCGGTCCTGAACAAGATTGCCGACCGCATCGATGAGAACATCGAGCTCCTGGCCGTCGCCGAAACCTGGGACAACGGCAAGCCGGTCCGCGAGACCCTCAACGCCGACATCCCGCTGGCAGCCGATCACTTCCGCTACTTCGCCTCCGCCGTCCGGGCCCAGGAGGGCCGGCTGTCGCAGCTCGACGACGACACCACCGCTTACCACTTCCACGAGCCGCTCGGCGTCGTCGGCCAGATCATCCCCTGGAACTTCCCCATCCTGATGGCCGTCTGGAAGCTGGCCCCCGCGCTCGCGGCGGGCAACGCCGTCGTCCTCAAGCCCGCAGAACAGACGCCGACGTCCATCCTGGTCCTGATGGAACTCATCGGCGACCTGCTCCCGGCCGGCGTGGTCAACGTGGTCAACGGCTTCGGCGTCGAGGCGGGCAAGCCGCTGGCCTCCAGCCCGCGGATCCGCAAGATCGCCTTCACCGGCGAGACCACCACGGGCCGCCTCATCAGCCAGTACGCCTCCAACAACCTGATCCCTGTGACGCTGGAACTCGGCGGCAAGAGCCCCAACATCTTCTTCAACGACGTCGCCGAATCCAACGACGCGTTTTACGACAAGGCACTTGAAGGTTTCGCGCTGTTCGCCTTCAACCAGGGCGAAGTCTGCACCTGCCCCTCCCGCGCCCTGGTCCAGGAAGGCATCTACGACTCCTTCATGGCCGACGCGCTGGCACGGACCGAGAAGATCATCCAGGGCAACCCGCTGGACACCGAAACCCAGATAGGTGCGCAGGCCTCGAACGACCAGCTGGAAAAGATCCTCTCCTACATTGACATCGGAAAGCAGGAGGGCGCCAAGGCACTCACCGGCGGTGCCCGTGCCGAACTGCCCGGGGAGCTGGCTGGGGGGTACTACGTCCAGCCGACAATCTTCGAGGGCCACAACCGGATGCGCATCTTCCAGGAGGAGATCTTTGGCCCTGTGGTGTCCGTGACCCGCTTCAGCGACTACAACGATGCCATGGGCATCGCCAACGACACCCTCTACGGCCTCGGCGCCGGCGTCTGGTCCCGCAACGGCAACGTCGCGTACCGGGCAGGTCGCGAAATCCAGGCCGGCCGCGTCTGGGTCAACAACTACCACGCCTACCCGGCCGGTGCCGCGTTCGGCGGTTACAAGTCCTCCGGCATCGGACGCGAAAACCACGCCATGATGCTGGATCACTACCAGCAGACCAAGAACCTCCTGGTCAGCTACAACGAAAACAAACTCGGGTTCTTCTAAAGATTGGGGCGCTCCCGTGAAGGATCAGGCCGAGGGCCCCGCCGCGAGCTTGCGAGCTGCGGGAAGGGCTGATCCGGCGACTCCGTCGCCACCACGGGGCCCTCGCGCCCCACTCTAGCCCGCCCAAAACAACCGCACTCACGACGCAAGGATTTCGCCAATGACGACGACAATGCAAGCAGCCGTAGTAACCGAATTCGCCAAGGACCTCCAGATCAGGGACATTCCCGTTCCCACCCCCGGCCGCGGCCAGGCACTGGTCAAGTTGATCACAAGCGGTGTCTGCCACACCGACCTCCACGCCGCGGAAGGGGACTGGCCGGTGAAGCCTTCGCCGCCCTTCGTGCCCGGCCACGAAGGCGTGGGCGAGGTGGTGGCCCTGGGTGAGGGCGTCACGGACCTCGCCGTCGGTGACCTGGTGGGCAACGCCTGGCTCTGGTCTGCCTGCGGCGACTGCCAGTACTGCCGCACCGGCTGGGAAACGCTGTGCGAGTCCCAGCAAAACGCCGGCTACAGCGTGGACGGCTCCTTCGGCGAGTACATGCTGGTGGACAGCCGGTTCGCCGCCCGGATTCCGAAGGGCTCGGATCCCGTGGAGGTGGCCCCGGTGCTCTGCGCCGGCGTCACCGTCTACAAGGGATTGAAAATGACGGAGGCCAAGCCGGGGGAGTGGGTCACCATCTCCGGCATCGGCGGCCTGGGGCACATTGCCGTCCAGTATGCCGTGGCCATGGGCCTGCGCGTCGCCGCCGTGGACATCGCGGACGACAAACTCGCCCTGGCCAAAAAGCACGGTGCTGAACTCACCGTGAACGCGCTGCACGAGGACCCCGTGGAAGTCATCCAGCGGGAAACCGGCGGCTGCCATGGAGTCCTGGTCACGGCGGTGCACCCGTCGGCCTTCGGCCAGGCCATCGGCATGGCCCGCCGCGGTGGAACCATCGTGTTCAACGGCCTGCCGCCGGGTGACTTCCCGGCACCGATCTTCGAGATCGTGCTCAAGGGCCTGACCGTCCGCGGCTCCATCGTGGGAACACGGCAGGACCTGGAAGAAGCCCTGGACTTCTACGCGCAGGGCAAGATTCACCCCACCGTCTCCACGCGGGAACTCTCCGAAGTCAATGCGGTCTTTGACGAGATGAAGCACGCCAAGATCGACGGCCGCGTGGTGCTGAGGTTCTGATGCCCGTCACCAGGCTCGACGCCGCAGTGACGCTGCCCGGGGAGGACTTTTCCCGGGTGGCGCTCACCGCCGAGGCAGTGAAGCTGCTGCGGAAGCTCTGGGCGCAGCACGGCCCGCTCATGTTCCACCAGTCCGGAGGCTGCTGCGACGGTTCCGCGCCCATGTGCTACCCGTCCGGGGACTTCCTCACCGGGGAGTCCGATGTGCTGCTGGGCCGGTTTAATCTCTTTGCGGACGACGGCGAATGGTCCGGTTCCGCGGACAACGGCGGCGGCTGCCGCGGCACTCACGACGGCGGCCAGCCGCTGGAGTTCTGGATGTCAAGGGAACAGTTCGGCTACTGGAGCCACACCCACCTGACGGTGGATGTGGTGCAGGGCCGGGGGAGCGGATTTTCCGTCGAGGCGCCGGAAGGCCAGCGCTTCCTGATCCGTTCCACGCTCATGGACTGGCCGGTGTAAACCGCCCGATACGCAGCGCCCGGCTGGAATTTCCGCACTGCAATTCCAAGGTTCACACTGCTCAGGCGGGGCCACACGCTAGTGGCCCCGCCTGAGTGTCGCCTGTTAATTCTCTCGATGAAAACCCCCAATTTGGGTGGCTCACCAGGGCAAAGTGCTCCGGCTCGGCCGCTTCCACAAGGTTTTCACGGGCAGGGCCACGGACGATGGCACGGTCAAACCCCTCCTAGCGGCAGGTGTGCCATGAATGTCTCAGCATGGAAGTCAGACGGGGGCACGGATCAAAGTCGATCCGCTGCACCCACCGAAACAACAAACCGGCGTCAGCGACGCAAGAAGCACCGCAAGCAGTCCATCTCCTTCCGGATGGTGGCAGCAGCAACCACACTGATGATGCCGATCGCCATGGGGTTGCCAGTCGTGGCAGCCAACGCGGTCCAGGCACCTGTGGGGGAGGGATTCACCATCACCCCCTCCGATCTCTCCTACATCCTGAAGCAGATCAAGATCGCCGAGGCACATGTGGCCAACACGACCTCAGCCACCGGCCCCTGCGGCGCGCTGATCGGCACCGGCCCCAACCAAATTCCGAGCCCTCTGGTTTCCCAGGGTCTCCGGACGGTGGACGGGTCATGCAACAACCTCCAGCCGGGGCAGGAAACGTTCGGCGCAGCCGACCAGAAGTTCCCCCGCCTGACCACGCCGGTGTTTAAAAGTGCCGAAAACTCGCCCCCCGCGTTCGGGCCTTCCCAGCCGACCTCGTATGCCCAAAAGAAGGGCAACGTCTTCGACTCCGAGCCCCGCGTGATCAGCAACCTGATCGTGGACCAGACCTCCACCAACCCGGCTGCAGTCGCGGCGGCAGGCAACCCGGTCCGGACGCAGGGCAACACGGGCGTCGTTCCCTGCACCACTGACCCGGATCCGCTGGCAACCCCGGCGGTGGAAGGCGTTCCAGCCGGCTGCGTGCCGTCCCACAGCACGCTGTTCATCGAGAACGTGACCACCGACGTCGGACTGTCCCCGCCCTACAACTCGATGTTCACGTTGTTCGGACAGTTCTTTGACCACGGCGTGGACCAGACCGTCAAGAGCGGCGGAACCGTGTTCGTTCCGCTGAAGGATGACGACCCCCTGATCGCCGGTCCGGACCACGTCTTCGGCAACGCGGACGACCTCGACCCGAACCTGCGCTTCATGGTGCTGACCCGGGGCCAGAACCAGCCCGGTCCGGACGGCGTCCTGGGTGACAACCCAGCAACGCCTGCCGATGAAAGCGCCGACGACATCCAGGATGCGAACAACACGGACTCGCCCTGGGTCGACCAGAGCCAGACCTACACCTCACACGCCTCGCACCAGGTGTTCCTGCGGGAGTACGTTGACAACACCGACGGCAAGCCCGTCGCCACGGGCAAACTGCTCGGTGGACCTGCCGGACCCACCGCCGGCGGCATGGCTACCTGGACCACCACCAAGGCCCAGGCGGCGGCTCGTCTCGGCATCCAGCTCAAGGACAAGGACGTCCTGAACGTTCCGATGATCGCCGCGGACCCGTACGGCAAGTTCATCCCCGGCCCGGCGCGCGGGCTGCCGCAGTTCGTCACCGCGACCGGGCTCGTGGAAGCCAACCGCGCTGACAACGGCGGCCTCGGCACCCTGGTGCCGGCGAACGTCAAGTACTTTGACACCCCGTTCCTGACGGACATCGCCCACAACGCGGACCCGTCCCCGCAGGACACCGACCACAACCCCGCAACACCGCCGGTCACTCCCGCGCCCGACGCGGACACGACGGCCTCGGCCGACTTCGCCAGCCAGGCACCCGGCACCTACGACGACGAAATGCTGAACGCGCACTTCATCGCCGGTGACGGACGTGTCAACGAGAACATCGGCCTCACCA contains these protein-coding regions:
- a CDS encoding FAD-dependent oxidoreductase, translated to MSNTAESAAKRPLRVAIVGAGPAGVYAADILTKSNEVKDGDFEVSIDLFEAHPAPYGLIRYGVAPDHPRIKGIVNALHKVLDRGDIRFLGNVTYGRDLTLHDFRAFYDAVIFSTGAIKDADMDIPGIGLEGSFGAADFVSWYDGHPDVPREWPLDAKEIAVIGNGNVALDVARMLVKHADELLVTEIPDNVYLGLKNSPVTDVHVFGRRGPAQVKFTPLELRELSHARDVDIVLYPEDFEFDEASDDAIRSNNQTKTMVNTLTNWLVEEHAEAEQPSSRRLHLHFLHSPVEIYDDGGSGKVAGIKFERMQLDGTGNVKGTGEFIDYPVQAVYRAIGYHGSALDELEYDAKRGVLPNEGGRVLDADGNPVPGIYTTGWIKRGPVGLIGHTKGDALETIGFLLEDRLTLPPAKNPDPQAIIDLLEERGIEYTTWEGWNKLNAHEAALGASWSEAAEADGGVVRERIKVVPREEMIQISRA
- a CDS encoding GAF domain-containing protein, which translates into the protein MKNLIQPAASETNDSVLAQRRALAGHEFLGSYAQSEAFPDADEIPGLRRLIRESWQRSAKLRANPDNPEAPLAIAPDELEEYRRQHPLAAIMPVIQKLLIRPSHDSGLLVAVGDEVGRLLWVEGDTGARSRAERMMFVPGADWSEATVGTSAPGTALALGRGIQISGAEHYQRSVHPWSCTAVPFQDPDSGALLGVVDITGTEAAVAPHTLSLVEATVAAAQAQLRVERLQLAAAQERTKARRRHPGSGAAGGSAREGSLYRNSLQLLGRDQALLSIEGRSVVLSARHSEILALLSTHPDGLSAEELSVLLYPGDGSTITLRAEMVRLRKVLQQLNPASVPESRPYRLPMDLLPDSSQVLTCLQRGAHRIALDIYRGAVLPRSEAPGVVELRNRVSALLREAVLTDGSAESLLKYAELPEAADDAGVRRAALKLLPPRSPKRAAVVADLERLEAELGA
- a CDS encoding aldehyde dehydrogenase family protein, with protein sequence MTVYAQPGTEGSKVTFKDRYENWIGGEWVAPVKGQYFENITPVTGKPFCEVARGTAEDIELALDAAHKVAPSWGRTSVAERAAVLNKIADRIDENIELLAVAETWDNGKPVRETLNADIPLAADHFRYFASAVRAQEGRLSQLDDDTTAYHFHEPLGVVGQIIPWNFPILMAVWKLAPALAAGNAVVLKPAEQTPTSILVLMELIGDLLPAGVVNVVNGFGVEAGKPLASSPRIRKIAFTGETTTGRLISQYASNNLIPVTLELGGKSPNIFFNDVAESNDAFYDKALEGFALFAFNQGEVCTCPSRALVQEGIYDSFMADALARTEKIIQGNPLDTETQIGAQASNDQLEKILSYIDIGKQEGAKALTGGARAELPGELAGGYYVQPTIFEGHNRMRIFQEEIFGPVVSVTRFSDYNDAMGIANDTLYGLGAGVWSRNGNVAYRAGREIQAGRVWVNNYHAYPAGAAFGGYKSSGIGRENHAMMLDHYQQTKNLLVSYNENKLGFF
- the adhP gene encoding alcohol dehydrogenase AdhP — encoded protein: MTTTMQAAVVTEFAKDLQIRDIPVPTPGRGQALVKLITSGVCHTDLHAAEGDWPVKPSPPFVPGHEGVGEVVALGEGVTDLAVGDLVGNAWLWSACGDCQYCRTGWETLCESQQNAGYSVDGSFGEYMLVDSRFAARIPKGSDPVEVAPVLCAGVTVYKGLKMTEAKPGEWVTISGIGGLGHIAVQYAVAMGLRVAAVDIADDKLALAKKHGAELTVNALHEDPVEVIQRETGGCHGVLVTAVHPSAFGQAIGMARRGGTIVFNGLPPGDFPAPIFEIVLKGLTVRGSIVGTRQDLEEALDFYAQGKIHPTVSTRELSEVNAVFDEMKHAKIDGRVVLRF
- a CDS encoding DUF779 domain-containing protein yields the protein MPVTRLDAAVTLPGEDFSRVALTAEAVKLLRKLWAQHGPLMFHQSGGCCDGSAPMCYPSGDFLTGESDVLLGRFNLFADDGEWSGSADNGGGCRGTHDGGQPLEFWMSREQFGYWSHTHLTVDVVQGRGSGFSVEAPEGQRFLIRSTLMDWPV